TACCTAATTGTGTAGTAACATCATTGTTAGCTTGAGCGAATGCAAAACTTGTTGCAAAAACTGCACATGCAGTTAAAATTAACTTTTTCATGATAAAACGTTTTTTTAATGGTTTAACAGTCCAAAGATATGTTTGTCAACCCCTTCAAAAAATCGCTTTTATATATGATTTTTGAATATCACTATTTTCCGTTACCCCATCATATCCCCCTTGTAATTTTTGATCTTATCATAAATATCTATAAATAAAAGATTTACACAAACCCAATAAGAAAACATTTATCTAGAAAGTATAACAAAAACTTAATCTAAGTTGAAAAATTTATCCAACTAGTTAGAATTAACAATGGCTATTTTATTCAAAATGGCTAAAAAAATTATTTTTTGACTATCATTAGTAGATGAAATTCAAACAAAAAACTTAACTATGCTTAAAATTAAACAAATTTAATTTCATTAATATAATATATAATGAAAATAGCATTTCTTGGACCAAAAGCTTCTTTCACCCAGCTAGCGACAACACAATTATTTCCTAACGAGTTACTAATTCCAGAAACTAGTATTCTGGATTGCTTCAAAGCTGTCGAAAATGATAAAGTCGAAAAAGCAGTTGTTCCACTCGAAAACTCAATAGAAGGCACCGTTTCCATGACTTTGGATTATCTTTATAAAACGCCAAATGTCAAAATCGAAGCCGAAGCTGTAATGCCCATTGCACATCACCTTATGGTTATTCCTGAAAACAGAAACGAAACTGATTTTGAAAAAATATACTCGCATCCACAAGCCCTTGCGCAAAGTTTTCATTTTCTGAATAGCCATTTTCCAAATATTGTCAAACAAGATTTTTCTTCTACAGCAGCCGCAGCAAAGTATGTTTCCGAAAACAAAAATCGAAAAATTGCTGCCGTAGCCAATCAGTTTACTGCCAAACTTTATGGTTTAGAAATCATACATCGTAACATTCATGATTTTGAGCAAAACCATACACGTTTCATTATTATATCAAAAAATCAAGATACTTATCATAATATTTCGTTAGAAAATATCGGTAAAAAATCTGGCCTTTTGGTCAGCTTACCCGAAGATTATGCTGGAGGATTGCATCAAGTTTTATCGGTTTTTGCGTGGCGCAATATGAACCTCAGCAAAATCGAGTCAAGAACTTTGAAAACAGGTCTTGGTAATTATTTTTTCTTCCTAAATATTGTTGGCGAATGGCATCCTATTTTGCATGAAAATGCACTTGAAGAGTT
This genomic stretch from Chryseobacterium sp. POL2 harbors:
- the pheA gene encoding prephenate dehydratase, producing MKIAFLGPKASFTQLATTQLFPNELLIPETSILDCFKAVENDKVEKAVVPLENSIEGTVSMTLDYLYKTPNVKIEAEAVMPIAHHLMVIPENRNETDFEKIYSHPQALAQSFHFLNSHFPNIVKQDFSSTAAAAKYVSENKNRKIAAVANQFTAKLYGLEIIHRNIHDFEQNHTRFIIISKNQDTYHNISLENIGKKSGLLVSLPEDYAGGLHQVLSVFAWRNMNLSKIESRTLKTGLGNYFFFLNIVGEWHPILHENALEELKALGTKVDFLGNYNEYLLES